One window of the Hemitrygon akajei chromosome 5, sHemAka1.3, whole genome shotgun sequence genome contains the following:
- the LOC140727428 gene encoding gamma-crystallin S-1-like, producing MAVSSHMKIRREDESLGMMARSLIIFYEDRNFQGRHYECSSDCADLSPYFSRCNSIRVESDWWVLYERPNYMGYQYVLSRGEYPDYQRWMGFNDTIRSCRSYPYYRGGNYRMRIYERPDFGGQMMEFMDNCPSVYDRFRYRDIHSCQVMDGYWIFYEHPNYIGRQYFLRPGEYRRYSDWGGYNSMIGSFRRMRDF from the exons ATGGCTGTTTCTTCACATAtgaagatcaggagggaagaTGAGTCCTTAGGAATGATGGCACGATCGTTG ATCATCTTCTACGAGGACAGGAACTTCCAGGGTCGGCACTATGAGTGCAGCTCCGACTGTGCCGACCTCTCCCCTTACTTCAGCCGCTGTAACTCCATCCGTGTTGAGAGTGACTGGTGGGTGTTGTACGAGAGACCCAACTACATGGGATACCAGTATGTCCTGAGCaggggagagtatcctgactaccAGCGCTGGATGGGATTCAATGACACAATCAGGTCCTGTCGCAGTTACCCATAT TACCGAGGTGGAAACTACAGGATGAGGATTTACGAGAGGCCTGACTTTGGAGGGcagatgatggaattcatggATAACTGTCCCTCTGTCTACGATCGTTTCCGTTACCGTGACATCCACTCCTGTCAGGTGATGGACGGTTACTGGATCTTCTATGAACATCCTAACTACATAGGCCGACAGTACTTCCTGAGACCCGGGGAATACAGGAGATACAGTGACTGGGGTGGCTACAACTCAATGATTGGGTCCTTCAGGCGCATGAGGGACTTCTAA
- the LOC140728313 gene encoding gamma-crystallin S-1-like isoform X2, translated as MGKIIFYEDRNFQGRHYECSSDCADLSPYFSRCNSIRVDSDWWVLYEKPNYMGYQYVLSRGEYPDYQRWMGFNDTIRSCRSFPYYRGGNYRTRIYERPDFGGQMMEFMDDCPSVYDRFRYRDIHSCQVMDGYWIFYEQPSYRGRQYFLRPGEYRRYSDWGGYNSMIGSFRRMRDF; from the exons ATGGGAAAG ATCATCTTCTATGAGGACAGGAACTTCCAGGGTCGGCACTATGAGTGCAGCTCCGACTGTGCCGACCTCTCCCCTTACTTCAGCCGCTGTAACTCCATCCGTGTTGACAGTGACTGGTGGGTGTTGTACGAGAAACCCAACTACATGGGATACCAGTATGTCCTGAGCaggggagagtatcctgactaccAGCGTTGGATGGGATTCAATGACACAATCAGGTCTTGTCGCAGCTTCCCATAC TACCGAGGTGGAAACTACAGGACGAGGATTTACGAGAGGCCTGACTTTGGAGGGcagatgatggaattcatggACGACTGTCCCTCTGTCTACGATCGTTTCCGTTACCGTGATATCCACTCCTGTCAGGTGATGGATGGTTACTGGATCTTCTATGAACAGCCCAGCTACAGAGGCCGACAGTACTTCCTGAGACCTGGGGAATACAGGAGATACAGTGACTGGGGCGGCTACAACTCAATGATCGGGTCCTTCAGGCGCATGAGGGACTTCTAA
- the LOC140728313 gene encoding gamma-crystallin S-1-like isoform X1 — protein MGKIIFYEDRNFQGRHYECSSDCADLSPYFSRCNSIRVDSDWWVLYEKPNYMGYQYVLSRGEYPDYQRWMGFNDTIRSCRSFPYYRGGNYRTRIYERPDFGGQMMEFMDDCPSVYDRFRYRDIHSCQVMDGYWIFYEQPSYRGRQYFLRPGEYRRYSDWGGYNSMIGSFRRMRDF, from the exons ATCATCTTCTATGAGGACAGGAACTTCCAGGGTCGGCACTATGAGTGCAGCTCCGACTGTGCCGACCTCTCCCCTTACTTCAGCCGCTGTAACTCCATCCGTGTTGACAGTGACTGGTGGGTGTTGTACGAGAAACCCAACTACATGGGATACCAGTATGTCCTGAGCaggggagagtatcctgactaccAGCGTTGGATGGGATTCAATGACACAATCAGGTCTTGTCGCAGCTTCCCATAC TACCGAGGTGGAAACTACAGGACGAGGATTTACGAGAGGCCTGACTTTGGAGGGcagatgatggaattcatggACGACTGTCCCTCTGTCTACGATCGTTTCCGTTACCGTGATATCCACTCCTGTCAGGTGATGGATGGTTACTGGATCTTCTATGAACAGCCCAGCTACAGAGGCCGACAGTACTTCCTGAGACCTGGGGAATACAGGAGATACAGTGACTGGGGCGGCTACAACTCAATGATCGGGTCCTTCAGGCGCATGAGGGACTTCTAA